In Cupriavidus basilensis, the following proteins share a genomic window:
- a CDS encoding LysR family transcriptional regulator, protein MLHPPRLYLYLDAVARVGSIRKAAEQLHVASTALNRKILEVEQEIGTALFERLPRGVRLTAAGEVLIATVRRSLADLDSAAAQMEQLRGLVRGTVRMATVESVATDFLPEVIGRYQSTHRGVQFRVAVGNSGDLLAALKEDEADLLLAHDPPPTTFLHELAVSAQPFCAMMRPDHPLASRRTLRLSDCQPYPVALGPESFGSRRLIEAICARNRLSLRVMLEATTVEMLKSFARQTGAICFQFQAGTLRETRQGTLIAVPLSDPELCGGRLVLGARKGRSLPPAAAAFAEHLKAALTGLHQPLAEAA, encoded by the coding sequence ATGCTCCACCCGCCCCGCCTTTATCTCTATCTTGACGCCGTGGCCCGCGTTGGGTCTATCCGCAAGGCCGCCGAGCAACTCCACGTTGCCTCCACCGCGCTCAACCGGAAGATTCTGGAGGTGGAGCAGGAGATCGGCACGGCGCTGTTCGAGCGCCTGCCCCGCGGCGTGCGGCTGACCGCCGCTGGCGAGGTGTTGATCGCTACCGTGCGCCGCAGCCTTGCGGACCTGGATTCGGCCGCCGCGCAGATGGAGCAGCTGCGCGGGCTGGTGCGGGGCACCGTGCGCATGGCGACGGTCGAGTCCGTCGCCACCGATTTCCTGCCTGAAGTCATCGGCCGCTACCAGTCCACCCACCGCGGCGTGCAGTTTCGCGTGGCGGTGGGCAACTCGGGCGACCTGCTGGCCGCGCTCAAGGAGGACGAGGCCGACCTGCTGCTGGCGCACGACCCGCCCCCGACCACCTTCCTGCACGAGTTGGCGGTGTCCGCGCAGCCCTTCTGCGCGATGATGCGCCCGGACCATCCGCTGGCGAGCCGGCGCACGTTGCGTTTATCCGACTGCCAGCCCTATCCCGTGGCCCTCGGGCCAGAGAGCTTTGGCAGCCGGCGGCTGATCGAGGCGATCTGCGCGCGCAACCGCTTGTCGCTGCGGGTGATGCTGGAAGCCACCACGGTGGAGATGCTGAAGAGCTTTGCGCGCCAGACCGGCGCGATCTGCTTCCAGTTCCAGGCTGGCACGCTGCGCGAGACGCGCCAGGGCACGCTGATTGCCGTGCCGCTGTCCGACCCCGAGCTGTGCGGCGGGCGGCTGGTGCTGGGGGCCCGCAAGGGCCGCAGCCTGCCGCCCGCGGCGGCGGCATTTGCCGAGCACCTGAAGGCCGCGCTGACCGGCCTGCACCAGCCGTTGGCCGAGGCCGCCTGA
- a CDS encoding FAD-dependent oxidoreductase has product MTLMTPRVPTIPTKRIVIVGAGVAGSIMARALAMQAGLEVTCLEQVAPDDRASAGLVIGPNAIKALHMRDPLLASAIGEAGLPWDHWRVSLCSGEVLLDLPLTRVADHGGVRILRDTLYRVLRQAAGNTVRYRCKLLACGASRQDPARSYVVWEQHGQRHRLDDIDLLIAADGRDSPTRSAFDSQPRMHQLGALLFRLLVPDAGAGRIDDYEQWCNGPNRLLAFRLPHGQINIAGSLPPAPGDNTLHAGIGPQALRAAYTPAHARPGPQAGWLIDALCANGDAICWYRMQACGIRFAEPHAQVMYLGDSAHAMAPPLGQGVAQAIEDACSAAELIATSLAGGETSPRAWLTAFEAARLERLRFVMSVAPHAAGLMLGDATEQDRASALGALRQLYCQVALPRHGGPDVGVGPVTGTGLPA; this is encoded by the coding sequence ATGACGCTCATGACGCCCAGGGTCCCCACGATCCCCACCAAACGCATTGTCATCGTCGGCGCCGGCGTGGCCGGCAGCATCATGGCCCGCGCGCTGGCCATGCAAGCCGGGCTGGAAGTCACCTGCCTGGAGCAGGTTGCACCAGATGACCGCGCTAGCGCCGGGCTGGTGATCGGCCCCAACGCCATCAAGGCCTTGCACATGCGCGACCCGCTGCTGGCCAGCGCCATCGGCGAGGCCGGCCTGCCCTGGGATCACTGGCGCGTGTCGCTGTGCAGCGGCGAGGTGCTGCTGGACCTGCCGCTCACGCGCGTGGCGGACCATGGCGGCGTGCGCATCCTGCGCGACACGCTGTACCGCGTGCTGCGCCAGGCCGCCGGCAACACCGTGCGTTACCGTTGCAAGCTGCTGGCGTGCGGCGCCAGCCGGCAGGATCCGGCACGCAGCTACGTCGTCTGGGAACAGCATGGCCAGCGACACCGGCTTGACGACATCGACCTGCTGATCGCGGCCGATGGCCGTGACTCGCCCACCCGCAGCGCGTTTGACAGCCAGCCCCGAATGCACCAGCTTGGGGCTCTGCTGTTCCGCCTCCTGGTGCCGGACGCCGGCGCCGGCCGGATCGACGATTACGAGCAATGGTGCAACGGCCCTAACCGCCTGCTGGCCTTCCGCTTGCCGCACGGGCAGATCAATATCGCCGGCAGCCTGCCGCCGGCCCCCGGCGACAACACGCTTCACGCGGGCATTGGCCCGCAGGCGCTGCGCGCCGCCTACACGCCCGCGCACGCCAGGCCGGGGCCGCAGGCAGGCTGGCTGATCGATGCGCTCTGCGCCAATGGGGATGCCATCTGCTGGTACCGCATGCAGGCGTGCGGCATCCGCTTTGCCGAGCCGCACGCCCAGGTGATGTACCTGGGCGACAGCGCCCATGCCATGGCGCCACCGCTTGGCCAGGGCGTGGCGCAGGCCATCGAGGATGCCTGCAGCGCCGCCGAGCTGATTGCCACTTCGCTGGCCGGCGGCGAGACCAGCCCGCGTGCCTGGCTGACCGCGTTTGAAGCGGCCCGGCTCGAACGCCTGCGCTTTGTGATGTCGGTGGCCCCGCACGCCGCCGGCCTCATGCTGGGCGATGCCACGGAGCAGGACCGGGCGTCGGCGCTGGGCGCGCTGCGCCAGCTCTACTGCCAGGTCGCCTTGCCCCGCCACGGCGGCCCAGACGTTGGCGTTGGTCCTGTCACCGGAACCGGGCTGCCCGCGTAG
- a CDS encoding calcium:proton antiporter, with amino-acid sequence MPLTSNKLPAWTLWLPLAAWAILGAGMAVPGQALLLVLAGLALAGSVFAAVHHAEVVAHKVGEPFGTLVLAIAVTVIEVALIVSVMLSAGPEKAGLARDTVFAAAMLVCNGIVGICLLVGGLRHREQAFQAPGATAALAVLAALAVLTMVLPNYTSAIPGPMLSQSQLAFAGIASLVLYGSFVFVQTVRHRDYFLVEGTSDESVHAPPPPAKIALASGGMLLVCLVAVVGLAKLLSPTVEAAVASAGAPPAVVGIVIAALVLLPEGLAALRAARADRLQTSMNLALGSALASIGLTIPTVAAVFIAVGKPLTLGLGATETVLLALTLLVSTLTLHSGRTTMLQGVVHLVILAAYLFLSVVP; translated from the coding sequence ATGCCGTTGACGTCGAATAAATTGCCTGCCTGGACCTTATGGCTGCCGCTGGCAGCCTGGGCCATCCTCGGGGCAGGCATGGCAGTGCCCGGCCAGGCGCTGCTGCTGGTGCTGGCCGGCCTGGCCCTGGCGGGCTCGGTATTTGCAGCGGTGCACCATGCCGAGGTGGTCGCGCATAAAGTGGGCGAGCCCTTTGGCACGCTGGTGCTGGCAATTGCCGTGACCGTGATCGAAGTGGCGCTGATCGTCTCGGTGATGTTGTCCGCGGGCCCCGAAAAGGCCGGGCTGGCGCGCGACACCGTGTTTGCCGCGGCCATGCTGGTGTGCAACGGCATCGTGGGGATCTGCCTGCTGGTGGGTGGCCTGCGCCATCGCGAGCAGGCTTTCCAGGCGCCGGGCGCCACCGCCGCGCTGGCCGTGCTGGCCGCGCTTGCCGTGCTCACCATGGTGTTGCCCAACTACACCAGCGCGATCCCCGGGCCGATGCTGTCGCAGTCGCAGCTGGCCTTTGCGGGCATTGCCTCGCTGGTGCTCTATGGCAGCTTTGTCTTTGTGCAAACCGTGCGCCATCGGGACTACTTCCTGGTGGAAGGCACCTCCGACGAAAGCGTCCATGCCCCGCCCCCGCCCGCGAAGATCGCGCTTGCCAGCGGCGGCATGCTGCTGGTGTGCCTGGTGGCGGTGGTCGGCCTGGCCAAGCTGCTTTCACCCACGGTGGAAGCGGCGGTAGCGAGTGCCGGCGCCCCGCCGGCCGTGGTTGGCATCGTGATTGCCGCGCTGGTGCTGTTGCCCGAGGGGCTGGCCGCGCTGCGCGCTGCGCGTGCCGACCGCCTGCAGACCAGCATGAACCTGGCGCTGGGCTCGGCGCTGGCCAGCATCGGGCTGACCATCCCCACCGTGGCCGCGGTCTTCATCGCGGTTGGCAAGCCGCTGACGCTGGGCCTGGGCGCGACGGAAACCGTGCTGCTTGCACTGACCTTGCTGGTCAGCACGCTCACGCTGCACTCGGGCCGCACCACCATGCTGCAGGGCGTGGTGCACCTGGTCATCCTGGCGGCGTACTTGTTCTTGTCGGTCGTGCCTTAA
- a CDS encoding OsmC family protein, translating to MKKYGSAKWQGGIKDGQGSISAESGVLKDAPYGFKARFEGGPGTNPEELIGAAHAGCFSMALSLILGEAGMVAQSIATKATVTLDKDGAGFTITAVHLDVTVRVPGADQAAVEQCLQGAKAGCPVSKLLKAEITMDAKVET from the coding sequence ATGAAAAAGTACGGATCGGCCAAGTGGCAAGGCGGCATCAAGGACGGCCAGGGCAGCATCTCGGCAGAGAGCGGCGTGCTCAAGGATGCGCCCTACGGTTTCAAGGCCCGCTTCGAAGGCGGCCCCGGCACCAATCCCGAGGAACTCATCGGGGCGGCTCATGCGGGATGCTTCTCCATGGCGCTGTCCCTGATCCTGGGCGAGGCCGGGATGGTCGCCCAGAGCATTGCCACCAAGGCCACGGTCACGCTCGACAAGGACGGCGCCGGTTTCACCATCACCGCCGTGCACCTGGACGTGACAGTGCGCGTGCCCGGGGCCGACCAGGCGGCGGTCGAGCAATGCCTGCAAGGGGCCAAAGCCGGCTGCCCGGTGTCCAAGCTGCTAAAGGCGGAGATCACCATGGATGCCAAGGTGGAAACCTGA
- a CDS encoding BON domain-containing protein — translation MHSSEAVLTQARAAIAHVPFHSHPIHPTIHLRLSDGALILEGEVPDIVDKSRVAASVRRVDGVSAVIDHLRVTDGGAAVGDGELRNAICVRLLQAIDFRNCRICAHAKGRIEPVREAVGESSGEIAIEVIDGVVTLRGHVISLSHMRLAGVLAWWSPGCRCVVNELVVAPAEADRDDEVTEALKLVLETDQFVDADRIRVQTKDRVVTLEGYATTEAAKRQAERDAWYVHGVEDVVNRIELSN, via the coding sequence ATGCATAGCAGTGAAGCAGTCCTGACTCAGGCTAGGGCGGCCATCGCCCACGTGCCTTTCCACAGCCATCCCATCCATCCCACCATCCACCTGCGCCTGAGCGACGGCGCGCTGATTCTCGAAGGCGAAGTCCCCGATATTGTCGACAAGAGCCGCGTTGCCGCGTCGGTACGCCGTGTCGACGGCGTGTCCGCCGTGATCGATCACCTGCGCGTTACCGATGGCGGCGCGGCGGTAGGCGACGGCGAGCTGCGCAATGCCATCTGCGTACGGTTGCTGCAGGCGATCGATTTTCGCAATTGCCGCATCTGCGCGCATGCCAAGGGGAGGATCGAACCCGTGCGCGAAGCCGTTGGCGAGTCCAGCGGAGAGATCGCCATCGAAGTCATCGACGGCGTGGTGACCCTGCGCGGCCACGTGATCAGCCTGTCGCACATGCGCCTGGCCGGTGTGCTGGCGTGGTGGTCGCCAGGTTGCCGCTGCGTGGTCAACGAGCTGGTGGTGGCCCCGGCCGAAGCCGACCGCGACGACGAAGTCACGGAAGCGCTGAAGCTGGTGCTGGAGACCGACCAGTTCGTCGATGCAGACCGCATCCGCGTGCAGACCAAGGACCGCGTCGTCACGCTCGAAGGCTACGCCACCACCGAGGCCGCCAAACGCCAGGCCGAGCGCGATGCCTGGTACGTGCATGGGGTCGAGGACGTGGTCAACCGCATCGAGCTGAGCAACTGA
- a CDS encoding GlxA family transcriptional regulator produces the protein MPPSSATTALPEPPSAKRPVPLHVRLLWLPEAMPGMLFGALDVLRAAAGVARLQRPDADRDLSWTVIGPSGRALALPALGLEPARRRRATEDGNALVVVPGVLARNAPHLGEILGGAGQALRLLERHAQAGGWIAAGASGIAFPAELGLLDGARMGAPWTFQSWMSQRYARCDFSASEPMGLHQRVFGCVAPALQTEFMLRVLGHLHDPDLAQTCSRMLLYQAERQQLTPELVSQRWLSKTADSPVYRAMRWLQANADTPYRLALVAQAAAVSERTLLRHFRQVSGMTPLEYLHGLRVERAKTLLEVTLHGSQAVAEACGYSDAAAFGRLFLRATGMSMSSYRARFALRSQRRYWRVEDMPRPAGTA, from the coding sequence ATGCCTCCCTCTTCTGCCACCACCGCCCTGCCCGAGCCGCCCTCCGCCAAGCGCCCCGTGCCGCTGCACGTGCGCTTGCTGTGGCTGCCCGAGGCCATGCCCGGCATGCTGTTCGGCGCGCTGGATGTGCTGCGCGCCGCAGCCGGGGTGGCCCGGCTGCAACGCCCGGATGCGGACCGCGACCTGAGCTGGACCGTGATTGGCCCGTCAGGCCGCGCGCTGGCCCTGCCCGCCCTGGGGCTGGAGCCCGCGCGGCGGCGGCGCGCCACGGAAGACGGCAATGCGCTGGTGGTGGTGCCGGGTGTGCTTGCGCGCAATGCGCCGCACCTGGGCGAGATCCTGGGCGGCGCCGGCCAGGCGCTGCGCTTGCTGGAGCGGCACGCACAGGCGGGCGGATGGATCGCGGCGGGCGCGAGCGGCATCGCCTTTCCCGCGGAGCTTGGCCTGCTCGATGGCGCGCGCATGGGCGCACCGTGGACCTTCCAGAGCTGGATGAGCCAGCGCTATGCGCGCTGCGATTTTTCCGCGAGCGAGCCGATGGGCTTGCACCAGCGCGTGTTTGGCTGCGTGGCGCCGGCGCTGCAGACGGAGTTCATGCTGCGCGTGCTGGGGCACCTGCATGACCCCGACCTGGCGCAGACCTGCTCGCGCATGCTGCTGTACCAGGCCGAGCGCCAGCAGCTCACGCCAGAGCTGGTGTCGCAACGCTGGCTCAGCAAGACCGCCGACAGCCCCGTCTACCGCGCCATGCGCTGGCTGCAGGCCAATGCGGATACGCCGTACCGGCTGGCGCTGGTGGCGCAGGCGGCGGCCGTGAGCGAGCGGACCTTGCTGCGGCATTTCCGGCAGGTCAGCGGCATGACGCCGCTGGAATACCTGCACGGGCTGCGCGTGGAGCGCGCCAAGACCCTGCTGGAGGTGACCCTGCATGGCTCGCAAGCGGTGGCCGAAGCCTGCGGCTACAGTGACGCGGCGGCGTTCGGGCGGCTGTTCCTGCGGGCAACGGGGATGTCGATGTCGAGCTACCGGGCGCGCTTTGCGCTGCGCTCGCAGCGGCGCTACTGGCGCGTGGAGGACATGCCGCGCCCGGCGGGCACGGCATGA
- a CDS encoding glutamate carboxypeptidase: MQPSLRRLTQTAVAALALAFGAAGSARAADTQLLDAARAAEPALIQSLKDMVSIESGSTNAAGLAQMASFTEARLKALGAATERIAVTQGPGTMVKGTLTGTGKRRIMLIAHMDTVYGPNTLATQPIKLDGNRLYGPGIADDKGGIAVILHALAILQAAGWKDYAQITVLFNPDEEVGSLGSGDTIAKLAEQHDVVLSCEPSAGSVVMKGQPLLLAAAGVATATLDVKGRAAHAGAAPELGRNALYELSYQMLQTREVAKDVPGAALIWTQANTNGPLNQITEKASAVGDVRLTQPDAQDKLQAALQAKVSASKLVPDTETTVKVISGRPPYVSDARSRALAAKAQAIYKEIDRELTLVPQTGGGTDAGFAVRSGKATVLESFGLAGFGYHARDEYIEIDSIVPRLYLMSRILQEIGRN, translated from the coding sequence ATGCAGCCATCCCTGCGCCGACTCACCCAAACCGCCGTGGCAGCGCTCGCGCTGGCCTTCGGCGCAGCCGGCAGCGCACGCGCCGCGGACACGCAACTGCTGGACGCCGCCCGCGCGGCCGAGCCCGCGTTGATCCAGTCGCTCAAGGACATGGTGTCGATCGAGTCCGGCAGCACCAATGCCGCCGGCCTGGCGCAAATGGCCAGTTTCACGGAAGCACGCCTCAAGGCGCTGGGCGCGGCCACCGAGCGCATCGCCGTGACGCAAGGCCCCGGCACCATGGTCAAGGGCACGCTCACCGGCACCGGCAAGCGCCGCATCATGCTGATCGCGCATATGGACACGGTCTACGGCCCCAACACGCTGGCCACCCAGCCGATCAAGCTGGACGGCAACCGCCTGTACGGCCCCGGCATCGCCGACGACAAGGGCGGCATCGCGGTCATCCTGCATGCGCTGGCCATCCTGCAGGCAGCCGGGTGGAAGGACTATGCGCAGATCACCGTGCTGTTCAACCCGGATGAGGAAGTGGGCTCGCTGGGTTCCGGCGACACCATCGCCAAGCTCGCGGAGCAGCACGACGTGGTGCTGTCCTGCGAGCCGTCCGCGGGCTCGGTCGTCATGAAAGGCCAGCCGCTGCTGCTGGCCGCGGCCGGCGTCGCCACGGCCACGCTGGATGTGAAGGGCCGCGCCGCGCATGCGGGCGCCGCGCCCGAGCTGGGCCGCAACGCGCTCTATGAACTTTCGTACCAGATGCTGCAAACGCGTGAAGTGGCCAAGGACGTGCCGGGCGCCGCGCTGATCTGGACCCAGGCCAACACCAACGGCCCGCTGAACCAGATCACCGAAAAAGCCAGCGCCGTGGGCGACGTGCGCCTGACCCAGCCCGACGCGCAGGACAAGCTGCAGGCCGCGTTGCAAGCCAAGGTCAGCGCAAGCAAGCTGGTCCCTGACACCGAAACCACGGTCAAAGTCATCTCCGGGCGTCCGCCCTACGTGAGCGATGCGCGCAGCCGCGCGCTGGCGGCAAAGGCCCAGGCGATCTACAAGGAGATCGACCGCGAGCTGACGCTGGTGCCGCAGACCGGGGGCGGCACCGACGCCGGCTTCGCCGTGCGTTCGGGCAAGGCCACGGTGCTGGAGAGCTTCGGCCTGGCGGGCTTCGGATACCACGCCCGCGACGAGTACATCGAGATCGATTCCATCGTGCCGCGGCTCTACCTGATGTCGCGCATCCTGCAGGAAATCGGGCGCAACTAA
- a CDS encoding M20/M25/M40 family metallo-hydrolase has protein sequence MHPSLRRLTQAAIATLILATGGAQAAQAADSQLLAAARTAEPAVIQSLKEMVSIESGSANAAGLAQMASYTEGRLAALGARTERIAVTKGPGTMVKGTLTGTGKRRIMLIAHMDTVYPANILATQPIKQDGNRLYGPGIADDKGGIAVILHALAILKAAGWNDYAELTVLFNPDEEVGSIGSGETIARLADQHDVVLSFEPTAAKAVVKTEALLMGASGTATAVMEVKGRASHAGAAPELGRNALIELAYQLQQTRDVTKSVPGTQLNWTTAQAGEVRNQIPEHATAIGDVRTTVKDGAGKLQAALQKKVDEGKLVPDTQTTVTMETGRPPFVANARGRELAHRAQAIYAELDGRQLALAEGTGGATDAGFAGRSGKAVVVESFGLAGFGYHARDEYIEIDSIVPRLYLLTRILQEIGRS, from the coding sequence ATGCATCCTTCCCTGCGCCGGCTGACCCAGGCTGCCATCGCCACCCTGATCCTCGCCACCGGCGGCGCCCAGGCCGCCCAGGCCGCCGACAGCCAATTGCTGGCCGCCGCTCGCACCGCGGAGCCCGCGGTGATCCAGTCGCTCAAGGAGATGGTGTCGATCGAGTCAGGCAGCGCCAACGCGGCGGGCCTGGCGCAGATGGCCAGCTACACCGAAGGCCGGCTGGCGGCGCTGGGCGCCCGCACCGAGCGCATCGCGGTCACCAAGGGCCCCGGCACCATGGTCAAGGGCACGCTGACCGGCACGGGCAAGCGCCGCATCATGCTGATCGCGCATATGGATACGGTCTATCCGGCCAACATACTGGCAACGCAGCCCATCAAGCAAGACGGCAACCGGCTCTACGGCCCCGGCATCGCCGACGACAAAGGCGGCATCGCGGTGATCCTGCATGCGCTGGCCATCCTCAAGGCGGCCGGCTGGAACGACTATGCCGAGCTGACGGTACTGTTCAATCCCGACGAGGAAGTTGGCTCCATCGGCTCCGGCGAGACCATCGCCAGACTGGCCGACCAGCACGACGTCGTGCTGTCGTTCGAGCCGACCGCCGCCAAGGCCGTGGTCAAGACCGAGGCCCTGCTGATGGGCGCCAGCGGCACGGCAACCGCCGTCATGGAAGTGAAGGGGCGCGCCTCGCACGCCGGCGCCGCGCCGGAGCTGGGCCGCAATGCGCTGATCGAGCTGGCCTACCAGCTGCAGCAAACGCGCGACGTGACCAAATCCGTGCCGGGCACCCAGCTCAACTGGACCACCGCGCAGGCCGGCGAGGTCCGCAACCAGATACCCGAGCATGCCACCGCCATCGGCGACGTGCGCACCACGGTCAAGGACGGTGCCGGCAAGCTGCAGGCCGCGCTGCAAAAGAAGGTGGACGAAGGCAAGCTCGTCCCCGACACGCAAACCACCGTGACCATGGAAACCGGCCGGCCGCCGTTTGTCGCCAACGCGCGCGGGCGCGAACTGGCGCACCGCGCGCAAGCCATCTACGCCGAGCTCGACGGCCGCCAGCTGGCACTGGCCGAAGGCACCGGCGGCGCCACCGACGCGGGCTTCGCCGGGCGCTCCGGCAAGGCGGTGGTCGTGGAGAGCTTCGGCCTGGCGGGCTTCGGATACCACGCGCGCGATGAGTACATCGAGATCGATTCCATCGTGCCGCGCCTCTACCTGCTCACGCGCATCCTGCAGGAAATCGGGCGTAGCTGA